From Deinococcus betulae, the proteins below share one genomic window:
- the ygfZ gene encoding CAF17-like 4Fe-4S cluster assembly/insertion protein YgfZ, which produces MWTRIPSSSLRVTGADRVDFVHGQMTNNLRAAPTPGLVACAFLNVRGQIEQFARVYRREQDVYIHLDEGQADALAARLRRYIVFDQVEIQDTSADLRTVHVWQAVDVPSWDLAGGEAQLLALDGAAVLAGRVNRTGTPGLDLHYLAREEAAVLAALPGSERPLEDLDAARVTAGLPDITRDALEGTLPQEVGLDLSGPLPAISYRKGCYVGQEIMARLEARGNARYHLARLEGAGPWPAGSEVTHEGRVVGQAGLHAGPGSVTRIRKDLPQGAAVEVAGQAATLHLTHA; this is translated from the coding sequence ATGTGGACCCGAATTCCTTCCAGCAGTCTGCGCGTCACGGGCGCGGACCGCGTGGATTTTGTGCATGGTCAGATGACCAACAACCTGCGCGCCGCGCCCACGCCGGGCCTGGTGGCCTGCGCGTTTCTGAATGTGCGCGGCCAGATTGAGCAGTTTGCGCGCGTCTATCGCCGTGAACAGGACGTCTACATTCATCTGGACGAGGGGCAGGCGGACGCCCTGGCCGCGCGGCTCCGGCGCTATATCGTGTTTGATCAGGTAGAGATTCAGGACACCTCTGCTGACCTCAGGACGGTGCATGTCTGGCAGGCAGTGGACGTCCCCAGCTGGGACCTGGCCGGCGGTGAGGCGCAGTTGCTGGCCCTGGACGGCGCGGCCGTCCTGGCTGGGCGCGTGAACCGCACCGGCACACCTGGCCTGGACCTGCATTACCTGGCGCGTGAAGAGGCGGCCGTCCTGGCGGCGTTGCCGGGGTCGGAGCGGCCTCTGGAGGACCTGGACGCAGCGCGCGTGACGGCTGGGCTGCCTGACATCACCCGCGACGCCCTGGAAGGCACCCTGCCGCAGGAGGTTGGGCTGGACCTGAGCGGCCCCCTCCCAGCCATCAGCTACCGCAAGGGGTGTTACGTGGGGCAGGAGATCATGGCGCGCCTGGAGGCGCGGGGCAATGCCCGCTATCACCTGGCCCGTCTGGAGGGGGCGGGCCCATGGCCGGCTGGCAGCGAGGTCACTCACGAAGGCCGGGTGGTGGGGCAGGCTGGGCTGCATGCCGGGCCAGGCAGCGTGACCCGGATTCGCAAGGACCTGCCACAGGGCGCGGCGGTGGAGGTGGCTGGGCAGGCCGCCACGCTGCACCTGACCCATGCTTGA